The Flavobacterium johnsoniae genomic sequence GATGGATAAGAAGTATCTACCACCTGACCATCAATCACATAATATCCTTGTCCGATATTTGATTGATAAACCGCATCAGGCAAACCTTGATTACCTACTTTACCCCAACCTGCTCTAAATCTAAGATCGCTTAAAACATCTTTTGCAGATTCCATAAATCCTTCGTTTAAGATTCTCCATGAAGCTGATGCCGATGGAAAATTTGCCCATTTATTGTTTGCCATAAATTTTGAAGAACCGTCACGTCTAAACGTTCCTGTAAAATAGTACTTTCCGTCATAGTTATAAGAAAGACGTGAAATGTATGACATCAATGAACTTGACCAGCTAGTACCACTGCTATTACGATTTTTAGTAGCTGCACTCACTTCTCTCATTAAATCTGAATTATTAGGAACTCCTTCGCCGTAACCCCAAACATCATTTGCATTGTATTCTTCCATAGTACTACCAACCATAAAAGAAGCATTGTGTTTTTCGGCAAAAGTTCTGCTATAAGTTGCTGTAGTTTGCCAAGTCCAGTCTGCGTTTGTAGTGTTTTTTCTTTCTACACTATTAATTTCTGCTTTTTCGTGCGCTGCATCAATTATAAAATCTGGTCTGAAAATACTTTGTGTTTTATCACCAACTTCAATAGATGCCTGTGTACGAATTACTAAACCTTTTATTGGTTCGTATTGTAAATATCCATTTGTATTTAAGTTGTACTGGTTTGTAAAATCATCATATCTTTTTACTGCTGCAACAGGATTCCAAACATAAGAAGGAGAACGAGCATAAATACTGTATTCATTTTCTAATCCTGTTAACTGATCAGCTGGTTTGTAAATTGGTGTAATTGGATCAATTTTATCAAAATCTGCCCAATTGTTAGGAGAACCCCAAGTTTCGTAACGCGGATTTAAAGTAATTCCTGCTGAGAATTTATCAGAGAATTTGAAATCGTTAGCAATTCTCATTGTCACTCTTTCCCATCCGCCAACTTCATAAATTGATTCTGCATTATAATAGTTTAAACTAATGGCGTAAGTATGTTTATCAGAACCACCTGCCACACCAAAAGAAGCATTCGTCACGGGAGAAGCTTTTCTAATTCCTGCATTCCACCAATCTGTTGTTTTCCCTCTGTATTGAGATGGATTTGGCAAATAATCTGAATAACCCGAGTTGTTGTAAGCCGTATTCATAATCGTTGCATAACCTTCGGCATCAGCCATATTGTATGGATTATTCATCATCTGCATACCTGAACTCAAGTCAAAATTGAATCTTGCTTTACCAACTTTTCCCTTTTTCGTAGTAATTAAAATAACCCCGTTTGATGCACGAGAACCATAAATGGCACTTGCAGAAGCATCTTTCAGAACCTCCATAGATTCAATTTCATTATTACTCAAGAAATTGATGCTCGTTCCCATCGGAATTCCGTCTACTACATAAAGCGGATCTGTATTTAAGTTTAAAGTCGAAATACCACGAATTAAAACTCTAGGTTGAGCTCCCGGTCCTCCAGCCCCCGTAACTTGGACACCGGAAACTTTCCCCTGTAATGATTCTGTTACGTTACCAACAGTCATAGTCTGTAATTCTTTTCCTTTTACAGAAGAAATCGAACTGGTTACATCGCTCTTTTTAACAGCTGCATAACCAACTACAACTATCTCATCTAGTGCTTGACTTGATTCTTCAAGAATAACATTAATCTCTGTTTTATCTCCAATTGACTCTACTTTGGTTGTAAAACCAACAAAAGTAAATTCAAGCTGTGCATTTTTATTTGGAACATTTAGCACATAATTACCATCAAAATCAGTTGCTGCTGAAGTCGAAGTTCCTTTTACCATTACGTTTACTCCTGGAATCGGCACATTGGCTTTATCCTTAACAGTTCCTTTTATTTTTATTTGTCCAAAGGATACAGCAGTACACAAAAGGGCAATAAAAAATCCTATATATTTAAATTTCATATTAAGCTGTTTTATTTGTTAATTGTTACAACAAGAATGTGTAACCAACTATTTTTTTGTTATAAATACTCTTTCTAATTCGGTATCTAAAACCACTTTGTATACGCCTGGAGCCGCTGGATATTTTGCATTACCATTTTCTCCTGGAGACATTGTCGCAATTCCGTTTTTAATCAATCTCCATGATGGACTCCACCATTGACCTGTAAAAGTGGCTTCCATTGTACCTGTCAAAGTATATTCTCCAACTAACTGATAAGGATTTGCCGCATTATTTGATAAATGCAATCCTTTTTGCATCCATGCGTCCCAAGTATCCCAAGTTGCGCCTTGAATTCCGCCACCGCAAACACTTACGAAAGGTTTTCTCTGCGCTTCTACATCATGCCATAAACCGTTTGCAACATCTGCCCAAACTTTACTTGTTGGTGTATATTTTTCGGCAGTATATTTCAGCGTATTCGGATTTACTTTAATTTTATAATATCCTTTTGTTGGTAAAACAATCGCCGCTGAAGCCACATCATCAACCAATTCTCCTGATGCATTTAAACCAAAACAATGTGGCGCAAAATCTGATTCTTGACCTAAGAAATAAATTTCTTTATTGTCTTTATCAGCATAATATTTAAATTCGAAATCTTGTCCTGTTTTTTCGTGGAAATACATCGGAACTCCAACTGCATCTGTCGTAAGATTTGTTCCTTTTGGCTGATCGCATAAGTAAATTGCTGGATACTCATTTGTTGCCACAATATTGATGTTTAATGATCCTGTGTTTGGAATCGCAAATTTATCTTTAGCTGTAATTGTTAAAACATAATTTGCTGCCGTAACTGGTAAAGTATAGGTTTTATTGAAAGTATAAGATTGTGGAGATCCAACTAATTGCACAGTCTCATCAATACCAAGTTCGGTACATTTTATCTGAATATAATCGATTCCTGAATCGTCATTTACCACAAAATTTACTGGCATTTTATTGCTTGTCGACAATAAAATAACGGCGCCTTCTTTTGGAGTAATCATAGAAATACTTGGCGCAGCAAATTCGCCATCAAGACGTAAATTGATTTCTTCGTTTACTACATTTCCTGAAACATCAGTAATAATTAATTTTATTTTGAAAGCTTCAGATGTTCCTCTACTAGCTGGAACTTCAAAAAAGTAACTTAGATCATAAGACTCTAAAAGCGGATTTGTAGCAAAACTGATTGTTTTATCTAATGACAATTCTGGAATTTGAATCTCTACACTTTTTAATCCTAAATCATCGGCAAGGGCTGCTTTGATTTCAAATTTTCTACTTGGCGCTCCGTAAATTTCTTTTGTCGAAACTACCACCGTAGGGTTATCAGAACTTGGAAATCCTGATTCGTTATTTTGGCAGCCGGTAAATAGAATGCCAAAAAGAGCAAGAAAAAATAAAAATACTTTTTTTTTCATTTCTTAAGTTTTAAGGTTTAGTTAGTTAGTTTTCTTTCTAAGCGAAAGTTTTTATTCTCGCAGGTTTAAGTCGAGATTGGTTTTTCTATTTTCATAATACGGAAAACAGTTGCAATTAATTATGTGGTTACTTTCATATTGAATTGAGTTTGGTTAATTGTTTTACTATTTTTTTCTTTTTTATTTCTATCTATTAATAAGTGTTTTTAAATTAACCCGCAGCTTACTTCTAAACTGCGGGTTCAAAAAGTAATGTAACCAACCACTACTTTTAGAATTTTAAAGAGTGCTCAGCTCTTTAAAAAGAGATAAAACTTTATCTTGAAACTAACACTTATGACTAACAGCAATTGTGTAATAACTGATTGCTACAAGTGCAAAGAAATGTTTAATTCACACTTATAAGGAGGGGTAAATTCGAAAAAAAAGGAGGTCAAAATTGTAATTAACCATAATTTTTAAATATTTTTTACTGAGTATTTAAAAATATCTATGGATTTTTGCATTATTTGCAATTATTGAAAAAACAGTATTTTTTCAACCTAAACGATTAAAAGTTGTAGAAGATTTTAATCGTTTAGTCAAAATTTAAAGAAAAAATGCAACAAAAAATAATAGTGATTTTGCTATTTGATGATATTTAAGTCCGAATTGAAGGAACTTTTATATTTTTTGATGTATTCTGATGGAGTCATTCCAAAAAGTTTTACAAACTGCTGTCTAAAATATTTTGGATCTTCAAAACCAACTTCTGCACTTGCCTGCGCAATATTCATTTCTTCCGTCAACATTAACATGGCGGCTCTTCGAATTCGTAAGGAACGAATAAAAGCATTTAAGGTTTGTCCAGAAA encodes the following:
- a CDS encoding SusC/RagA family TonB-linked outer membrane protein, with translation MKFKYIGFFIALLCTAVSFGQIKIKGTVKDKANVPIPGVNVMVKGTSTSAATDFDGNYVLNVPNKNAQLEFTFVGFTTKVESIGDKTEINVILEESSQALDEIVVVGYAAVKKSDVTSSISSVKGKELQTMTVGNVTESLQGKVSGVQVTGAGGPGAQPRVLIRGISTLNLNTDPLYVVDGIPMGTSINFLSNNEIESMEVLKDASASAIYGSRASNGVILITTKKGKVGKARFNFDLSSGMQMMNNPYNMADAEGYATIMNTAYNNSGYSDYLPNPSQYRGKTTDWWNAGIRKASPVTNASFGVAGGSDKHTYAISLNYYNAESIYEVGGWERVTMRIANDFKFSDKFSAGITLNPRYETWGSPNNWADFDKIDPITPIYKPADQLTGLENEYSIYARSPSYVWNPVAAVKRYDDFTNQYNLNTNGYLQYEPIKGLVIRTQASIEVGDKTQSIFRPDFIIDAAHEKAEINSVERKNTTNADWTWQTTATYSRTFAEKHNASFMVGSTMEEYNANDVWGYGEGVPNNSDLMREVSAATKNRNSSGTSWSSSLMSYISRLSYNYDGKYYFTGTFRRDGSSKFMANNKWANFPSASASWRILNEGFMESAKDVLSDLRFRAGWGKVGNQGLPDAVYQSNIGQGYYVIDGQVVDTSYPSTMANKDIKWETVEDMSFGIDYGFWKNKLSGSIEYYQKKTKDMLFLKQFPTYSGFPGYSTMWTNVGSMKSSGIDLLISFKDKKGDFSYGADLTFTTVDVEMISLSADGERLYGSSNRTLTVKGDEPGYFYGYVADGLFQNQTELNSHTDEHGTKLQPYAQVGDVRFKDINGDGKIDDKDRTKIGSPWADYNIGLNLNFAYKNFDLVANFYSSIGNEIVNQNISDLYNGASLTNKVSGLEQMAWHGEGTSNYIPRLSKDDNNENFTKFSSLYVEDGSFVRMKNLQIGYSFYNKFGLDKLRLSLSGQNLWTWTNYSGVEPEVGAGDPNNGDRVKGSGFGGWNYPVQPTILMGLNVAF